The Ziziphus jujuba cultivar Dongzao chromosome 1, ASM3175591v1 genome segment TGAATAGATATAAAGTCCATGTGGCAACCCAGTGTGCTGAATAATTGTATGTTTAATTCAGGAAAAGGATATGTCAGAGAAGATCTAGAATGCAGCCATTACATGAAAAATTTTGAAGTCGGCCATATCCCACTGAGGATGCCTAGGGCAAAGCAGTTATTAGCAACGATTAACAAGAACTTTTCTACATTGGCCTTCTGTAGACGGTACTTGGACCGTCTTGGAGAGACTAAATATCTTATGGCATTGAAGAATTTGTGTGATGCTGGTATTGTTCAGGTATGTTTTACAAACCAGCTTGTCTGTCCAAATCTTGGTTTTTATGATTATGACATAATAAAACACAGTTTTGAAAATCTGCTGCTGAATGAAATATGGGATTTGATACCAGGAAGTACCTtgttaatttcttttgttttggcaGCCCTACCCTCCTTTATGTGATGTCAAGGGAAGCTATGTATCACAGTTTGAGCATACCATCTTACTCCGGCCTACCTGCAAGGAGGTCATATCAAGAGGTGATGACTATTGAAGTGAATGGAACTCAATTTTGTCAAGAATATACTGTACCATGTACTTTCAGACGTGAAAGGTGAACagttaagtttttttttcttttctacccttttttccttttgtaatATTTTGGTTATGGCGAACTGAATATGTTCAGTAGTATGCACTTGATCTTTGACATGCTCATTATGAAAGAGAGTTAACTGCTTTTAATACAATGCATCTATGCTCAGTGTTTATACCAAAATTTATCTCCAATGAAGAGCGAAGAAGAAAAATAGGGAAAGAGATATTTCAGTTGATGGAACTAGAATCGGTAGCAAAAATATGGAAAGCCCTTACAATAAGAAACgagaattatttttatattagccATATGATCTTTGTTACCTTTTAGGCGATACTCGATTAAGTAAAAAGTAAATAGAACATGTGTAAATGATTTGATGCATATACTAGTAAGAGAGGTTATCTCCGACAGCAACACCAAACTGGATGAAGTAGTCTTTGTGAAGGTTGATGCAGCTTCAACTTTGTCACTCTATCACCGCATTCCAGAAGGCCATTAATCACGTTGATGGTCGCTTCAAATCCCTGTCCTAATGTTTTGGACGTCTTTTGAGATAGTTtgcatgtttattaaattattattattattattttgttatagaattggatatatatatatatatatatattaatccatTTCCCATCCAAATATCCAAAGTTTATTAAAGTCACATCATGAATATGTTGTGGACGGCATCTTTCAggaataatgatatttatatgaCTTTATAAATTTCAGATATCTGGATCTGAAACCATGTTTATTTTGGAAAAGCTTACTAGCACATTACGAGTGAAAGAACTGATAAGGTCttttttggatataagcctACTCTGAGAGGTAGGTGGTCTTCCACGAAATACTATATGCCACTGTCGACCGACCGGTTTAGAGGATAGCATACTCAGTTGAGAGTATGACCAATCGGTTTAGAGGATAGCATACTCAGTTGAGAGTGTGAAAAACAAGGCTGGACTTTTTTTCCGttcttttaaatgaaattacaaCCAACATGTTACCCCatttgttcaaaattatttaccagCCAAGttttagcttatatatatatatatatatatatcggttgcAACATTTACCTCGGGCACACCCAGGGCTGGTTTAAGGGTGTGCTAGTGGTGCAACTACATTAAGTTGGCAATAAGTGGTAAGTTAATGTATATCACACCAAATTTTACATCACACGGTAATTGGTGTGATGAGTAGTTTGTGGATAGCATCatctaataattattaattagtttttgttaGAGAATTattaaatagttatatatatatatatatatacatattctgtTCATTTAAAGAATTACATTGTGAAtgaatttatttcttctttggGCATAAAATTTGGACATAAAGATCCAACAACTGGAGGCTTCATCATTAATTGTCCACATGGATAGGTGTGGCGATACTACAAAAATTTTTGTACTCAAAGCATTTATTAAACATTACAAAGGTAAAGACGTCCTTAGCACATTGGAACTGAAGTAGCAGCATAACTTGAAGATGCGTAGGAACCTCTTTGATAAGGCTATGCTTTTACCAATTGAGGTTGTCAAGAAAACTTGGATTCAGAACATTGTAAGAGGTTGTGTTATTAGTAGTAGCtgtaaagaaagaaatggaaCTGGTTTTTGGTCTAAAATGACTTATAGCGAAGGTGGAACGACTTAAAGTGCTGGATGGTGTCGAGAAGAATCAAAATAATCCTTATAGCATTTTCTAGAAAAGATTAGTGTTTgtgttaattttatatatcaatgaaataaaaatttatatcctGAAATTTACACATTAATTGTCTCTTTATGTATCTTTACATTCGAATGGTGGCCCACGAATAATAAAatctattataatatataatagattttgcACAAGCACTTCAAATCTCAAAACCGCCCCTGGATACACCCACAATTTTGTTGAACCATCACATAGAACTAAACTTGCGAGAAAACTGGTTGTTAGTAGATTGTTAAGGGAAGCCATGTGCAAGTATGGAATTAATGGTTTAAAAATGAGGAGTGCTTGTAATGAGGTTTaggatggatatatatatatatatatatatatagtcaaacaGATCGATTGAGAGGTGGACATGTTTGAAACGGAATACGATAGACTATTTGACTTgtctatataatataatacacaCTGTACACATGGCGTGACATAAAGTTCAGAGGTCATAAACTCCTTATTTGTGGGTCCAATTTATCGCATGGTAATCTATATTTGGGGATGAAAGTTGTTTAGTATCTAACTCTCCAACAAAAAGACTTGGAAGGTAACGCCAACTTCTCGTTTTAACCGCAATTTGTTAATTGTAAATAATTACTAGTACTTCGAGAAAGTACTTTTTCTGTTATACTGGGTCAAAAAAGGCAGAATCTAGAAGCCCAAAAGTTCAGAGCTGATCAGCAATAGAAAAATCCATTAAATACAATCTCCTTcatacaattaaattaaaagtgCCGTGCTTTCCTTTCCACACTTAAAAAAAGTGCCAAAGATCAGTAAGTTAAGCGATTTCCGGATGATCAACTTCCCGGAAGATGCTAGTATTACACGTTGATGTATGATTGGAATTATCTCCATATGCTTCTACTATGTATCTCGACTGCTTTTTTGGCTTGATCTGATGGAAGAGTTTCTGGAATCTAGATAACTGTTTAATGTCTTCCAaacagtaaaaattaaaaactaaaatgacGACATAGTGAGACTAACAACAGGAAATGAGATAGCTACCAGTCTTTGCTTTtccgtttttattttttatttatttatttttttcgttttgCAACCAGGGGCATTTTGGAAATCCATATTTGCCTCAGGGTAGCCAAGATATACTATACTATACTCTCAATATTGTTttacaatttgaaatttataccATTTTTGCCATTGAATTTCAGATCTTGGATGAATGTCAGAGTTCTAATTAATTAGGAACATCAACAAAATGTGTTTTACACTAGTATGCTTGGTGTTAGGAATGGTGATTAGGAAAGTGAGTTTATAGTGGTTTCACATTGTTCATTAATACACCTTTTATATATGTgctaattaattgtttattttggtTTCAATTTCTCTGGtcataaatgaaattaaagTCAACACATGATCCTTTTCATGTCCAATTATCCTCCCATCATTATCCCACAATAAAatctccaaccaaaaaaaaaaaaacaaaaaaaacaaaaaaaacaaaaagaaacaaaaaggaagaaacagaaatgaaattaatttggaAATGACTAACACAATGGAACtcaaattgataaatatatatatagagagagattatatgtataaaaacaACATGCAGGACATGAGAATCTTCCTAATTCATACAATGAACTGGAATGTTTATTACCCTTTAGACAGGAGTACTTGTTTATTTAGCctataaaatattccaaacaAGCAATCAGGATAAGCTGATCACAAGGGAAACTAATAATAACTTAAATAAGAAAGTTAATTAGGCATCTTAGCAAGAGAGGTTATCTCCAGGAGCAACACCAAATTGGTTGCAATAGTCTGTGTATAAGTCGATGCGAGCTTGAACTTTGTCAGGTGCTCCATTATTACATTCAATAGAATTGATCTTCCTGATGGTTGCTCCAAACCCTTGGCTCAACACAGATCGAACATTTTCCTTCCAAAACCACAACGCGGATTTGAAAGAAACGACGGCGTCTGATGCAACTATTTCAGGATTGTTCAACCCATCAAAATTATTGCTGCTCCCAGCTAGTGCGTAATTGTAATTCCATGTCAGTTGGAGTGGTCCACGGCCATAGTATTTCTTGTTTGGGTTGCATGGATACTGTGGATAGTTGGTGTCACAGTAGACATCCTTATTATCCTCTTCTGTTTTGCACAGATCTGCACAAAATAGTGTAAACATTAATTCTCTGCTTGTTAGCTAGCTTTACTATATGTATAGAAATCTAAAATTgcgccaacttttttttttttcattttattgactaaagtatatatatatatatatataaatcattgtATCAACTAATAAcggttttaatatatatagtaatgaAGTGATTAACGAGTAGGAGGGAAAAGAAAGATCTTACATCCACTCTCATGAGTTGCATGGGCAAAGAAAGCTGCAACCTCACGTTTAGTGTCATCGGCTGAACCACCAGTTCCGAATTCAGGATACGAATTGAGAGCGTCGAGAAAAGCCTGTCGGGTATAGAAGCCTCTGTTTGGGCAGTCGCTGGCCTTGTTTTTTATTCCATCTATGAATTGATCAGTGACTAAGTCAGCAACTGATTGAGCCTTCACATTTTTGGGCAGGGCTATGGCTAGGATTCCTACAACAAAGAGGGTGGTTAATAATACATTTTTGCTTATGTTTAGGGAAGCCATCTTTGGATAGGATACAGGGTGAAGAGTGAAGAGATTTCAATGAGGTTTTCGGGTATTTATAGTGTACCAGATTGAGAGAGACAACCTTCATGTCTTTTTCGAGGCACTGACTTTTCAACAGGCCACATCATCAGGACGTATTTGATACGGTTTTTACATTTACTTTGACTTGACTTTAGTGCCATTACTGATTTACATCtggcatttctttttttttttggtgtgtctCTCACAAATTTCCAAAGTCATCATACATATCGTGACACGTGTCCTCCAGTCCATTACATTGTAAGATTGTTAATGATAATCTATTCCTTCATATTTGGCCACATTATTGGTGTGGTAACCTCAGAAAATGGATGAAAGTCTCAAATAGTTTGGTAAGTTACGTTCACTGCCAACCTTTAATTGATCACAAATTGTTAAGGCTCCGGCCCAAGCCGAAAAGTATTTCTAGCTATTTATTCCATTCGAGAACTTGAAACCATTTTACCGGGCATAATGCCAAATCCAAAAGATCAAAGTTGTTACCATACAGTAGAAAATCCAGGCCACCTGAAAAGTCATGCCTACTGGTAGCATATGTATTAATGTGTGTGATTCTTCTATGAAAGTTCCAGGCCACTATTTTCAACAAATTAGGGAGAGTACCTAATTTTTCACGACGGCTTTCAGGTCAACAATTTGATTTCATGGAAGATGCTGGTATGACGCGTTGATTGAAATATTGATTGCTGAAGAGTGACGGTATTGTCTGCTCTCTTGCCTGTTCTTTTGGCTTTTCTGATAGAAAAATGTTCATGGAATATTGAAATTGTTAATACCTTCTATTATGTAAATCATTAGAAGGGGGTGGCTTGAAATTTATGATCATGCATAGAGTCCAAAAGTAACAAATACGATTTTCGCTAactattttatgtatttgaacTAATTCGTAAAACCGATAATCTAGTTTAGAAATGTATCGTCAAAGTCAAGTCCATGACATCCAAATAGCGGTGCACGAAATAATTACGAGTGTCTACTTTTCAATGCCAATTTTCCTAGGTCTTGCTTTTTGGCTTGTATTTCTTCTGATCATTAACCAACTGCTCCTTTTCTGCGTGGAGTCCGATCCATTTGCATGGTAGCTTTTAGATTTTAATAGGGATGTTCAGCAGATTGTTAGTTAGAACCAACAAATGCTGGCCACTTTTTTGGTGTAATAACTAGCCTGTTTGGCATGTGAATAAAGTAAATGCAAGCTTTTTGATATCAAATTGTTTTGATTCTTGACGAAGCACAAATGTTAAGCCAAAGTTTTTACTAGATCAGCACAAGTGCCGTGTCTTTCTCAATTCAGTATATGCAAACTTTCAAATATCAAACTTTTTTGGTTCTCCATGAAGAATAAATTTGAAGCCAAAGTTTTTACTAGATCAGTACAAGTACCATGTCTTTCTTCCATTTCCCCACCTGTAAAAGAGCATATTCTTGTGTATAATTCTTCTTCTGCAAGTTCCATGACAGTAAGTTCTGCAGTTTTCAGATCATTCTCCTGGAAGCTTCTGGTATTACGAATTGATAGAGAGAGATGGCACGACAAGGAATGCTCACCGATGTTGACTgtcttttttggcttttataaatgaaaatgtTCATGGAATGAGACTGCCAATTCCATTAATCCATTTCCTTAATTGATGGACATCcacaagtaaaaacaaaaagagtggTTTGAAAAAGATGATTATATAGTCCAAAAGTATCATATCACATCTgtcttaattatttatgaatttcatCGCATTAATAAAACCCAAGAATCTAATTTAGTAATATCTaactaaaaatgatttttttttttccttccccccgCTATAAGACAAAAACAATGAGtataaaacaactaaaatacaCTTTGCACCGACAAAAATGTTATAACTACAAGCTATATTAATCATCCAAAATAATCACAAGATACACAATGCCATAAATGGTGatcaaaattgcttaaaaactTCATAGGAAACTCTAATATGAGAAGAGGGCAAGATTGCTCTTACCTTTTAAAACTCAATGCACTCACCTGTCCACCGTAAATAAGTTATTCATGCGTGGTTGGGGCTTCAAGCACACGAGGGAGAGAGATATGCAAACTATGCCTATTTCCTTGCTTTTCCCTCCTGGATTCTGTTCTGTTTGGACTGTTTTTTTCCGATGCAACTACACCTGGGTGTTCCTCATTCCagtttgactttttcttgttgtcTGAATGTGATGTATTGATCACAATTTCTCCTCCCCATTCTTCTCATTCTTGTACCCTGCTGCGCTCCCAGTCCTCCCAATTAGATATGGTTCTGGCATGGTGTTGCCATTAAGTATATCCAGACCCTGATAAGATCGAGACACAAGAAACTCTGCACCAGATCTAGCTGGCTGTTTGGCTACAGAAAACGGATTATCAAGTAATTGTAGAGCCTTCCCAGTCGCATTTGCTAAAGCAAGATCTACTTCCTTATCTTCATCATCCTATGGTTATACACAATTTCAAAGGAAATAACTCTACATTGTAAAATGCGATAACAATTTTGGGAAGTATTACAGAAGAAGTATTTTCAGGTCAAAAAACAAAGTGGTAGACCTAGGATATACAGATTATATATGATACCAATCTCATTAGCTCACTGTAAAAATTATAACCGAAAGAGGGAAATTACTACCTTGTGATATCAAAATCTCCTACATATGCTcctttcaaaaatgaaaaccgTGCTTCTTTCCACTGGTTTCTTGAAACCACTGGAGATGAATTAATCAAATCCCAGAATTCCATTACATAAGCTCCAGTGCATTCACCTCCTCTGTCAGCAGTTAACATTAAACTTCATTAAATAAAGAACAATACAATCACTGAATTCAAAAGATATTGCAAGAGAAGAGGCTTCAAGAccagtatattatatatacatagatgagcagtggaaacaaaaaaaagtagCTAAACTAGTAAGAATTTTAGATAAATCATGATGGCTTCTATGCAGTATCTGTTGAACGCTAGCATGGCTTCAAATGGAGTAATAACTGGAGCTAAAAACTCTTTGCCATCCAGAAGAGCAGTTTGGGCACCAGAGACATAAATGAAAATGTCACACTGGTacaaatgaaaaatttattattaaaagttttaaatattctaaatCCCTAACAAAAAGGTACATAATAGTCTTAATGCTTGCATGTCTCAAAGTTTACCTCAGGCAAGTTGGCAAGTTTTGCAGGGTTTGGTCTTCCCATAACAAGGGTATATGCTTTTTTACCTGCTGCTGTGATAAGCTCTTTCATCTGATTAATAATGTGCAGGTAACAAGCTGCATCAATAGTTGTggaattatacatacatatgctaAACTTATGATGGTcgaaattaaaagaacaaataaataaataatgtatgtCAAAATAATTTACTACAGAATGGAAAAAAGACATTCCACAAAGATTTCTTTTAGCAAGCTATGCACAATAAGATCCATACAAACTGACTAGAATTCCAACAAATTGAAAAGCCATGCCTTATCTAAAGATGAAAAATGCAGAGTAAATTACTACAGAAGAAATATTAAAGGAGCCTACAGAAACACACCTACACCAAGAGTTACAACCAGAATACCAACAATGTTTGCATCCTTTGCCTTCTCAACCAGGTAATATCTGCACAAGAAATCATTACTCGTTCAGTAGAACAAATTGTACATTAATACAAGCAGGGGAGTGGATtttaagaaagaagaaaagagagtaCCATTATTTGAGACCACACCTAGGCTTAAGAATTCTTCTTTATTGAGATAAGTCTCTCACCATGCAATTTGACTTGCATCATATCTGATTAAAgaatgatttattaatttagagaaatagagagagaacTAGCACAAGGACTAGCATATACTGGAAGCAATTTGGCAAAAGGaaatgtaaatttattaatacAACAAATTTCTAAAGCAATATTACATTCAGGCACAATAAATTTCATGCAAAACCAGGTAACTTATATGCATACCTATTTCACAACTATTAAACGTCAGTACAACACTAGCAAATGCAGCATTGTCAGAACCAATCCAAAAAAGCAAGTAGTCCTCCATTTTGTGTCCCTCACGTAATTCCCAGACCAAGCCTCGGATGCTATATCTATAACCAGCTACTGTCCTGATACATTTATCAGCAGAGAAGACACTAGCTGGTTCCAAGCTCCCATTGGAGATCTTATGAGATTCTGATGGATTCATGTCTGGAGACATAGTTTCAGCAAATTGGATTTCTAATCCAGAGCTACTCGTACATGCTTCTACCACGTCATCTCTTGTATGCTGTATCAAATGTGCATATTCCAGCCCAAAGAGGATCTGCGTTTAGATTGAACGAGCTATGTTGAGATTGGATAGCTGAGATAAGTTGTTGTGGCTACATGTCAAACGACATGATCTCAGTACCAAATCCTCGTAGAGGTGAAagcaaaactaataataataataaaaataataataacaaaaaaataaaaaataaagaagcatTCTTATTGCAAATTTAGTACAGCATAGAAGTGCATAATAAGAAGTCTCTAGTAAACCATCTTACCAGAACAGGCTTGCCGTTTCTCACAGCATGATCTGATAAATTTTTTACACAATTGGACACACTAATTGAAGCTTTTCCAAAAACAAAGGATGCTGGAAGAGTTGTAGTCCTGCcaataatgaaaaagaagaggcttttgagaaaagaaaaaaaaaaaaaaaaaaaaaaaagagaagaaaaagaagcagcATTATTGGCTTCAAAACCGAATCTTGATGCCAGAAAAGAACGCAAACAGATTGAGACACAGATTAATGTCTTATAAGTCTGGTACAAAAATTCATTGTCTTTTTTGCTTTGAAACCAACAATCCTATAATAtattttgtggaaaaaaaaaaaaaaaaaaaggctttagtAAAGGTATTGTTAATGAGAACTGACGCGCTGAAGCACGTGTGGCCGTAGTGCACGACACAATCAGCATTGATGTGCGACGCTCCGACCTCGTCCACGCAACAGCTACCGTACGCTGTGTCAGCCATCACAAACAAAGATACATCTTTTAAGTCGCCGTTCCGGTCGCTGTCGGATTGAGATTCTTGTAGATGCCGAAGCTTGTCCCGTAAAACATTCACAACTCTCACCGAGTCCTTTAGGAGCTCGTCTGGGAACTGAAATTTACAAACTTGGTTGGTTCAGTTTTATTCACAAACCAAAACACAATCGGCCTGTAAGACTCTGGTGAAGCCACCCCTGGTAATGAACTCGGCGGTCCGAGCGATTTTGTAATTTGATTCCAAGTCCATGGTCGAAGAAAGAAATTGGCAAGCTAGTTACACAAAAGCTCCCCGCAACTCTGCTCTGTTATGTTCTGTCCCTACGAAACTCCGTtgttaaaaaagtaaaagtcaATGAGGAGACAAATTGGGTTCCATTTAAAGTTTGTATACTTAAAAAACCTTAAGcccccaataataataatgaaggcGTAGAAGCTCCTTCCCTTGTTATGAATAAAATAAGACTATTTGACTTGTCCATATGATATAATACAGTGTAGACATGCTGTGGCATAAAGTTCAGAGGTCACTACTGTAGTTCCAATTTATCGCATGGTAATTTATATTTGGGGATGAAGTTTTTTCATATTGTTATATTggtttcatatttaaattttcaaacaaaaaaaaaaaaaaagaaaaggaaaaaaaaaaaagaaaggtgaaGAAGGTTAACTAGACTTGGAAGGTAATGCCAACTTTCGCTTTACCAGAAAATTGTTAATTGTAAATAAGTTAATCGTACTTTGAGAAAATACTTTTCTGTTATAATGGGTCAAAAAAGCCAGAATCTAGAAGACCAAAAGTTCAGAGCTGATCAGCAATAGAAAAATCCATTAAATCCAATCTCCTTCgcacaattaaattaaaagtgCCGTGCCTTCTTTtccacacacaaaaaaaagCCAAAGTTCCATGTAATCAGTAAGTTGAGAGATTTCCAGATGATCAACTTCCCGGAAAGATGCTGGTATTACACATTGATGTATGATTGGAATTATCTCTATATGCTTCAACTATCGACTGCTTTTTTGGCTTGATCTGATGAAAGAGTTCTGGAATCTATAAAACTGTTTAATGTCTTCCAAAAAGTAATATTTGAAAACTAAAATGACTACATAGCGAGCC includes the following:
- the LOC107406041 gene encoding endochitinase EP3, with the translated sequence MASLNISKNVLLTTLFVVGILAIALPKNVKAQSVADLVTDQFIDGIKNKASDCPNRGFYTRQAFLDALNSYPEFGTGGSADDTKREVAAFFAHATHESGYLCKTEEDNKDVYCDTNYPQYPCNPNKKYYGRGPLQLTWNYNYALAGSSNNFDGLNNPEIVASDAVVSFKSALWFWKENVRSVLSQGFGATIRKINSIECNNGAPDKVQARIDLYTDYCNQFGVAPGDNLSC